Proteins encoded within one genomic window of Haematobia irritans isolate KBUSLIRL chromosome 5, ASM5000362v1, whole genome shotgun sequence:
- the LOC142239540 gene encoding larval cuticle protein 2-like, translating to MFKFIVLCALVAAASALSKFGSSAYGSHGGHSSGGHSSEEAHAEIKSFNSDVRPDGFHYAYDTSNDIKSAAAGDAYGNVHGDFGWISPEGVHVALQYTADENGYQPSGDLLPTPPPIPAAILKAIEYIRTHPPKEESTSHHGSKSNNNRNRHY from the exons atgtttaaattt ATCGTTTTATGTGCTCTTGTAGCTGCAGCTTCGGCTCTCTCCAAATTCGGCTCTTCAGCCTATGGTAGCCACGGCGGTCATAGCAGCGGTGGTCACAGCTCTGAGGAGGCCCACGCTGAAATTAAGTCCTTCAACTCTGATGTCCGTCCTGATGGCTTCCACTATGCCTATGACACCAGCAATGATATTAAATCTGCCGCCGCTGGTGATGCTTATGGCAATGTGCATGGTGATTTTGGTTGGATATCTCCCGAAGGAGTTCATGTTGCTCTTCAATATACAGCCGATGAGAATGGTTATCAACCCAGTGGTGATCTCTTGCCTACACCACCACCAATTCCAGCTGCCATATTAAAGGCTATTGAGTATATACGCACTCATCCCCCTAAGGAGGAGAGCACCAGTCATCATGGTTCCAAGAGTAATAACAATAGAAATAGACATTACTAA
- the LOC142239542 gene encoding larval cuticle protein 4-like: MFKFVLICTLIVAASAVSKFGAAKSVKSSFGGHAKTRSAPSSDDANAEVTHFATDVRADGFQYAFDTTNAIHAAASGDANGDIRGDFAWLSPEGEQIVLQYVADENGYQPSGDVLPTPHPIPEAILKSLEYIRTHPHQEESQQSFGHQSSRSFSQKSSNNFRKRF, from the exons ATGTTCAAGTTT GTCCTTATATGCACCCTAATTGTAGCTGCCTCTGCAGTCTCAAAATTCGGTGCGGCCAAGTCAGTCAAAAGTTCCTTTGGTGGCCATGCTAAGACACGTAGTGCTCCCTCCAGTGATGATGCTAATGCTGAGGTGACTCACTTTGCCACAGATGTCCGTGCCGATGGTTTCCAATATGCTTTTGATACTACGAATGCTATACATGCTGCCGCTTCTGGTGATGCCAATGGTGATATAAGAGGTGATTTTGCCTGGCTATCGCCTGAAGGCGAACAGATCGTTCTTCAATATGTAGCCGATGAAAATGGTTATCAACCCAGTGGTGATGTTTTACCAACTCCTCATCCTATACCTGAAGCTATTTTAAAATCATTGGAATACATTCGTACACATCCCCATCAAGAGGAATCACAACAATCATTTGGCCATCAATCATCTAGAAGCTTTAGCCAAAAGTCAAGTAATAACTTTCGCAAGCGATTTTAA